The following is a genomic window from Corvus hawaiiensis isolate bCorHaw1 chromosome 5, bCorHaw1.pri.cur, whole genome shotgun sequence.
GAAAAAGTTCAGTCAAGTTTCCTTTAATTGAAGGCTGTTCCATGCCACTGCATGTTCACATGTTTCCTCATCTGGGAGTAGGCTGCAGCATGTGTGCTGACCTTCGTGGCAAAAACCAGTCAGCTCTGGAAGACAGTTCAGCAGTTCTTGTTTAACATAGTTGTTATTTTCCTGGTCCCTCCACTGCATTCTCTCGTGgccacccccagctcctcacTGTGTGTTGGACACGTGGTAATTGTACCACAGCCAGGCTCTAAGAGAGGACCTTCAGTACCCTGTCAGTTACTCTGAGCTGCCTTTATGCTTTTCACCTCTCCCCCTTGGCAGGTAGCTGGGCGTGCACATGTGCAGGTAACAGAGCAGCTACAGTGAACTCGTCTTCTCCTGCACATCAGcaagtattttgaaactgaaatttGTCTGCTCACTTGCTTTAGATTCCTCTCAAGCTGTTTGACTCCCAGCTGTTGGAATCTGGAGATGGATTGCAGAAGAGAGCTGTTCATCTGGAGTTTTAGGTTCTCTGAAGATGGCTGCTTATGACACAATTCCCACTGATTCTTGCTCACAGATAACTGCCTCAACCATCAATCAGTTGCTTTTCAGTTCAGTGTCATTGGGATTTCTTAATATTCTTCTAATTTGCTGTCAAACTCACTTATTCAGGTGTTTAGTTCATGGGTGAGAATGGCTGAGGCTTCAGGCCCAGCTGCAGGTGTCTGAGGCTCACATACTGAACTTGGGGACTTCCCTCTCCTCTGGCTTTGGGCAGAAACTGGTGACTCAGGAACAGGAATCTTGGAGCGGAGGGTATTGGAGAGTACAAGAATTGCAGACAGGTaacttctctcttctctttgatAGGTTTGGAAGAACACCGTCCTCTGACCTTCAGAAACCTGGAGTTTTTGTCAGTGAGCTACCTGAAGGAATCTAAGGAAATTATAGCTGTAGCTTCATTGCCATTacttttttggtgtttgtaCCTCTTTCTCAGTGGTTTTAGATCAAGAAACACTATGAGCACAGTAAGTATTTACTACTCAATGCAAACCTGAATCTTGAAACATGTTTTCCATTGTACTTCTGCGAACTTTTTTATGAGTTTGTTGCTAATACACAGGAACATAACTATATTGAATCTTCATGTAAGTTCAGTAAAGGTTTTTAATCACTCTAGATGCTAGCAGTAGTTCAGAAATGCTCACAATGTTAGCAAAACCTGATAAATTGTGAACTGGTTTCTCATTTGCAAACCATGATGATAGGCTTTTTCTTGGGGAGGCAGCTGGTAAGAGATCTGAATTTGGAGTGATGTCTTTTCCTTGCTGCGATCGGTTTAGGTAGCATACCACCTTTTGATGAATATTACAGCCATTCCTGAGTGTTTTCTGTATCCTTGTGTGCTTTCATTGGTGTTGCAAAGTTGAGAGCTATGTTAATATTGCACAGAAAATTCTGagtctttgttttctcttagaCTCAACGGAAGCGCCGTGGAGGAGCAGTTAATTCTAGGCAAGCTCGAAAAAGAAACAGGCTCATGGCTTCTACTGCTGAAATGGCTTCAGAAGCAGAGCCAATAGAACTTGAAGAAAGTGGTAAGCTTTCTTTTGAACTGGTAAGAACAGAAACTACTTCTGGAGGGTTTGGGTCCAACTGAACATGTGTTTTTGCCAGTTTCTAGGCAGTTTactggagaagaagggaaacCTGATTTTAGGAATTGCCTAGTATGGTATTGCTAAACAACAAGCCTACTGAAAACTGATTTGGTTTGTTACTGAGCTACAATGCATTTGCCACTAGTGATAGATGGGTTGCATAGGAAAAGGTCCTCAAGTGCTGCTCGAACATCTGGATGTCTATTCAGATGACACAGGAATTAGAGCAGCTGCCACTACGCAGAGTGGCAAACTAAATTTGGGAACTCCCAAGTTTGAAGAAGATAAGGAAAACTTATTATCATTAATTGTGCCCCATCCCTCAAGGGAACATGCACAGCACAATACTGTTACATCCTATTATTATATTCTGTATGAttcatgttatttttctgtgtgataAACATTCTCCTGTGTCAGATGAATTGTCTATTGCTGTGTACTTGCAAGCTGTTGTCATCCAACAGAGCTGTGTCAAGAGCTTAGCTGCTCTTTTGCATTGCAGCTTGCTGAAGACAGGGCTGTTAAAGCTCTCTGTGGATTGCTGAGGGCAAAGCTTGAGTGAAATGCTGGACTTGTTCCTGAAGAGAAAATGGGCAGGAGATGGTTGAATCTCAGGCTGTTACACAGTGGCAGgcaattttcctccttttcaatCTCTGACCTTGATTCTaactttgtttttcagctggTGAAGAAGTAGTAGATCTCACATGTGAATCTTCTGATCCTGTAGTCGTTGATCTAACTCACAATGATTCCGTTGTGGTAAGAAGTGAATAGCACACTTGCTAAATATTGTAGTTAAATTAGTTTTCTCTTGTGTTGCCTGATAGAATCTGACTTGAAGGGTAAGTTTTAAGTTCAGAATTGACTTGTCAGGGCATGAAGATCCTGTGTTACAGATAACAAAGAAGCTGCTCTGGACGTGGACTTGCAGTTCATGATAGGGtagtataaaataaatttttgctcCAGAACCTGGAGTTTATATCTATCAGTCATAAGCAGTGTAACATAAAAAGAGATGCAGTTGATAGTTGAAGTTCTTCTAGATATATCAAcgatagaatcatagaattgttcaggttggaaaggacctctaagatcatcgagtccatccattcacccagcactgccaagtccacaaCTAAGCCATGTCcgtaagcaccacatctacatgtcttggaaatacctccagggatggtgacttcaaCCCAATGCCACTgggcttccctgggcagccccttccagtgcttgacaacacttggtgaagaattttttctagCGTCCTTATAGGCTaatgatttaaagaaaaagccaagGAAGAGAAGAGTAAGTCAAGTAAGTTCAGCTTAATATTCCAAgaggtctttaaaaaaaacttttttttttttctgctcttttgaaaGCTAGAATAGTCTTTGATCCAGCTGACAGTGTTGTTTATCCCCTCAGGTTTGGgatgccactgctgctgtgccaagCAGGAACAAGCAACAGGAATAGCATAGGGAGTATTTCTTGCTGGGGTTGTTCCTGAGCCTTTGCAAAGGAAAGGCCTCAAACTTAACAGCAGAAGCTGTGTTTACTCTGCTCCAGTTCCACCAAGAGCGGGTTGGGGAttaggctttttttcttcagcagctgCCATAATATGAAGCATTTGTGGACATCATGGCTGAATTGGCCTGTTtgaggagaaagagggaaagattCACCTGCAGCCTGAAATCTAAAGCATGGGACTGAAatgggggagcagggaggagtgGATTCAGGTGGTTCATAAGGTGCCTCTATTTCTACTCCAttggagcagtgggagcagaaccATCAGCATCCACATAGTTGTTTACAGAGAACCATTTAATATACTACTTTTAATATTCTTAATCAAAATAAGAGTAATAGCCTACCATTCTTAGCTTTTTTTGTTGGAATTGCTGTGCTTAGCTGGTGTTTGTATGTCACACCAGGGGTGCATAACAAAGTctaattgtattttcttttctctcccttcccttatGTATTGATGCAAGATTGTTGAAGGTGagttgacattttaaaattgataATGGAATTCTCGTAAAcgtaattattattattttctgtttgcctTTTCCAGTGAATTTGAGCAGGATTTATTGAAACTGCAGAGGGCCAAAGACATTGCTAAAGCATCTGGCCAGTGCCTTAGAGAATTAATCCAGTCTCTGTTAGTCACTATCAGAGGTTGTAGAAAGtgtatgaaataaaatacatcaaaagcTCCTCTAAatactttttcttattttctaaagACAGAATTTAAGCCTCAAGGTGACCATAATTTTAATTAGCACTAGAATATTGGTTGTGAATAAAAAAATGTCAGGAGGTTTGTTTAACGTGTATTGCAGTGAAGGGACTAAAGAAAGTGATTTGTGCTCATAATATTCACTAGTCTAACATGCCTCAAATATTGTAGTGCAAAGTATTAActggtttttttactttagaTGTTAAAATAGTTACAGGTCTAAAGAAGTTAATCTTTTACATCTTTCAGACCTGGTTCTGATTACATTATTGGAGATGTATTAGTAGGTTGTCAGCTGCTTATCTAGAATGTAAGCTGTTCTGTGCTGTGAATGAAGCAAGAGTAAGTGAAAAATGCCTTCATTGAAAGTTGTAGCTGAACACTTAGGCAGGAAGTGGCTTTAGTTTTGTGACTTTCTATATAATTCTAATTGATTAGTGCTTGATTATTTTTACATGGATACAGATAAACTTGAGTTTAGTCCTCTCTCTCCCAGGACACACAGCAATTGTTGCAGTTCCTCACCATAGGATTGTAGCAGTGTCTGTCGGTAAGGATTGGGAGAGGAGGTATCTTCCCTTTATAGGGGAGATGGATTCACAGCTAGTGTAATTACGTGGAACGTTTGACACTGAGGATCTTTAAGGTTAAGTTTTAGCTGTTTGTAGGGTGAAGAGAGCAAATACTTTGTGTCAGTATGTAGCAGAATATTCACGTCTGAACATGTTCAGCTTTAATATTTGGAAACTAGTTTGTTCGAGATTGCTTTTAACCCAGCTGAATATGGTCTAATCTTGCATTTCAAGGATAGttccagggagagagagagatgtaaTAGTATAGCTAActtaacaaaattaaattacagagAACCAACGACAAAGGAGAAATCTGAGACTAAGAAGCCAGCGACAGTCAGACAGCTGCGTACTGAGTAgtgatgatgaagatgaaacaAGAGATAACGATGTGTATGTGACTGATAAAGCATCTCGGGAACTGGGACCACTGGAAGAGGAAACTGC
Proteins encoded in this region:
- the RNF4 gene encoding E3 ubiquitin-protein ligase RNF4, with the protein product MSTTQRKRRGGAVNSRQARKRNRLMASTAEMASEAEPIELEESAGEEVVDLTCESSDPVVVDLTHNDSVVIVEENQRQRRNLRLRSQRQSDSCVLSSDDEDETRDNDVYVTDKASRELGPLEEETASSKPSGTVSCPICMDVYSEIVQSGRLIVSTKCGHVFCSQCLRDSLRNANSCPTCRKKLTHRQYHPIYI